A stretch of the Halorussus lipolyticus genome encodes the following:
- a CDS encoding MFS transporter — translation MRPVSLTDRLPDLSRESLLVVSLVGGAEFVNHTYLVLFPPILGILSEEFGVSLAMLGIAMGVQGGANTLFQLPFGYLADNYDRRLTLGLSLGLSTASVFLIAFAPTFEILLVGQALLGIGIAGHHPAHFPLLADATPENLRARAFSVRGFLGSLGFGFPPVFFAVILGFRGLSWRGAVALIGAFGALYAVVTLVAFQRYVGEGVTAPEASEASEDDSDSLSRRESVHQECRAILASPGVLALALLALVASTASWGLTSYAVVLLQQGYGLALDAANLTLSAMFVVGAVAVLVGGDLSDRFSAGPLILGSYASVVVLVGLLATLSIPALAAVGCLLVVGGTRALAGPARSKLADGLSARSDLGRNFAIITVGTMTGSALAPPLFGALIEGPGLRVAFAAIGGISALAVAVTLFVLSRQGDENRESARVGAETESE, via the coding sequence GTGCGCCCCGTCTCGCTCACCGACCGACTCCCGGACCTCTCGCGCGAATCCCTCCTCGTCGTCTCGCTGGTCGGCGGCGCGGAGTTCGTCAACCACACGTATCTGGTCCTCTTTCCGCCGATTCTGGGCATCCTCTCCGAGGAGTTCGGCGTCTCGCTCGCCATGCTCGGGATTGCGATGGGCGTGCAGGGCGGGGCCAACACCCTGTTTCAACTCCCCTTCGGCTACCTCGCGGACAACTACGACCGCAGGCTTACGCTCGGCCTCTCGCTGGGTCTCAGCACCGCCAGCGTCTTTCTAATCGCCTTCGCGCCCACCTTCGAGATTCTACTGGTCGGCCAAGCCCTGCTGGGAATCGGTATCGCGGGCCACCACCCCGCGCACTTCCCGCTCCTCGCCGACGCCACGCCCGAAAACCTCCGCGCTCGGGCCTTCAGCGTCCGGGGATTCTTGGGGAGCCTCGGATTCGGTTTTCCCCCGGTCTTCTTCGCTGTGATTCTGGGCTTCCGAGGACTCTCGTGGCGAGGAGCAGTCGCGCTCATCGGGGCGTTCGGCGCGCTCTACGCCGTCGTCACCCTCGTCGCGTTCCAGCGGTACGTCGGCGAAGGCGTGACCGCGCCGGAGGCCAGCGAGGCGTCCGAGGACGATTCCGACTCGCTCTCGCGCCGGGAGTCGGTCCACCAGGAATGCCGGGCCATTCTGGCCTCGCCGGGGGTGCTGGCGCTGGCGCTCCTCGCGCTGGTGGCCTCCACCGCGAGTTGGGGCCTGACCTCCTACGCCGTGGTCCTCCTTCAGCAGGGCTACGGACTGGCGCTCGACGCCGCGAATCTGACCCTCTCGGCGATGTTCGTGGTGGGCGCGGTGGCGGTCCTCGTCGGCGGGGACCTCTCGGACCGGTTCTCGGCCGGGCCGCTCATCCTCGGAAGCTACGCTTCGGTCGTGGTGCTGGTTGGTCTGCTCGCCACGCTCTCGATTCCGGCGCTCGCCGCGGTCGGGTGCCTCCTCGTGGTCGGCGGAACTCGGGCGCTCGCGGGGCCTGCTCGGTCGAAGTTGGCAGACGGTCTCTCGGCGCGGTCGGACCTCGGGCGGAACTTCGCCATCATCACGGTCGGAACCATGACCGGGAGCGCGCTCGCACCGCCCCTGTTCGGCGCGCTCATCGAGGGACCGGGCCTCCGAGTCGCGTTCGCCGCGATTGGGGGCATCTCGGCGCTGGCGGTGGCGGTGACGCTGTTCGTCCTCTCGCGGCAGGGCGACGAAAATCGAGAGTCGGCGAGGGTCGGCGCGGAGACCGAATCGGAGTGA
- a CDS encoding thiamine pyrophosphate-binding protein, which produces MTETNEEVVAHLEQLGVEYVFGYPGGRVIELLDELPESDIDVVRPRDEREGSVMAEMHGRLTQKPGVLAGQGPWIGSLGTIGQMEARLSSSPMVALTEASERGDYSTLAPYQQSRGDYGGLELPKILDAVTKEYWFPRSPTETLRSVQLAFKHATAGRPGPTAVIFDGDAITEDVPEDPTPPVWDADEQVKNWDSAPTERDVAQAAEAFADAEKPVIVAGNGIHAAQAYDELQAAAEAYDAVVVTSYLGKSTIPETHDLAGGVIGSFGHEGANQVVSEADALLVAGCRMNPMDTNWQAPSFIRPDEQTIIHADIDTRNAGWVYPADVGLIGDAKESLQALVDAGEGSNDWALDRAEEARESFSDPKCDSDDAPIKPQRAVKEIEAVVDDETIVTADSGNNRFWLLNYLQTPGIRTYFGSGGVGGMGWATPAAVSAALTTDKDVIGVAGDGGFTMTMTSVEIAVEQGVAPTFVVLNDTSLGMVRQMQDEEGDIAGVEFHDTDFVKVAEGFGAEGIRATTPDELADALAEGKANDVPTVVDARIDRDEDMADQLQSSFYAEVGGLHE; this is translated from the coding sequence ATGACCGAGACCAACGAGGAGGTCGTCGCCCACCTCGAACAGTTGGGCGTCGAGTACGTCTTCGGCTACCCCGGCGGCCGCGTCATCGAACTGCTGGACGAACTGCCCGAATCCGACATCGACGTGGTTCGGCCCCGCGACGAGCGGGAGGGGAGCGTCATGGCCGAGATGCACGGCCGTCTGACCCAGAAACCGGGCGTCCTCGCCGGACAGGGGCCGTGGATTGGCAGTTTGGGAACTATCGGCCAGATGGAGGCCCGCCTGTCGTCGTCGCCGATGGTCGCGCTGACCGAGGCCAGCGAGCGCGGCGACTACTCGACGCTCGCGCCCTACCAGCAGTCCAGAGGAGACTACGGCGGCCTCGAACTCCCCAAAATCCTCGACGCCGTGACCAAGGAATACTGGTTCCCGCGCTCGCCGACCGAGACCCTCCGGAGCGTCCAGTTGGCGTTCAAGCACGCCACCGCGGGCCGACCCGGCCCGACCGCGGTCATCTTCGACGGCGACGCCATCACCGAGGACGTGCCCGAGGACCCGACCCCGCCGGTGTGGGACGCCGACGAGCAGGTCAAAAACTGGGACTCCGCGCCGACCGAGAGAGACGTAGCACAGGCCGCCGAGGCCTTCGCCGACGCAGAGAAACCCGTCATCGTCGCCGGAAACGGCATCCACGCCGCCCAAGCCTACGACGAGTTGCAGGCCGCGGCGGAGGCCTACGACGCGGTGGTCGTGACCTCCTACCTCGGCAAGTCCACGATTCCGGAGACCCACGACCTCGCCGGCGGCGTCATCGGGTCGTTCGGCCACGAGGGCGCGAATCAGGTCGTGAGCGAGGCCGACGCCCTGCTGGTCGCCGGGTGCCGGATGAACCCGATGGACACCAACTGGCAGGCCCCCTCCTTCATCCGCCCCGACGAGCAGACCATCATTCATGCCGACATCGACACCCGGAACGCGGGATGGGTTTACCCCGCCGACGTGGGCCTCATCGGGGACGCAAAAGAGAGCCTGCAAGCCTTGGTCGATGCAGGCGAGGGAAGCAACGACTGGGCGCTCGACCGGGCCGAGGAGGCCCGCGAATCCTTCTCGGACCCCAAATGCGACTCTGACGACGCGCCCATCAAACCTCAGCGCGCCGTGAAGGAAATCGAGGCGGTCGTTGACGACGAGACCATCGTCACCGCCGATTCGGGTAACAACCGCTTCTGGCTCCTGAACTACCTCCAGACGCCCGGCATCCGGACCTACTTCGGGTCGGGCGGCGTCGGCGGCATGGGATGGGCGACTCCCGCCGCAGTTTCGGCGGCGCTCACCACCGACAAGGACGTTATCGGCGTCGCCGGAGACGGCGGATTCACGATGACGATGACCAGCGTCGAAATCGCCGTCGAGCAGGGCGTCGCGCCCACGTTCGTCGTCCTGAACGACACCAGTCTCGGGATGGTCCGCCAGATGCAGGACGAGGAGGGCGACATCGCCGGCGTCGAGTTCCACGACACCGACTTCGTGAAAGTCGCCGAGGGCTTCGGTGCCGAGGGCATTCGCGCCACGACGCCGGACGAACTCGCCGACGCGCTCGCCGAGGGCAAAGCAAACGACGTGCCAACGGTCGTAGACGCCCGAATCGACCGCGACGAGGACATGGCCGACCAACTCCAGTCATCGTTCTACGCCGAAGTCGGCGGGCTTCACGAGTAA
- a CDS encoding cytochrome P450: MSSANPQGLQAFPDELQDRESWLEPFDWYREMRDENPVRYDPERQSWDVFRYDDVKTILDDDETFSVNPRLANDFVEPDNPGEGLIFDTMLFQDPPRHDELRSVVDDEFQPRTLREREPHFRELATEMLESAIADGDEMELVADLAYPLPVTVIAELLGVPADERDQFKEWSDTLVSAASDDEASEEFAERQQQTQMEMAQYFMEMIADRRENPRDDLMSQIVTAELSDGRNLSQEEALGMCILLLIAGNITTTNLITNAVRCFADADADLFDRLRGDERKLTNALEETLRYRSPVQAMTRIATEDVTMRGETIEEGDRIVVWLGSANRDERRFEDADTFKPDRSPNQHLGFGHGTHYCLGAPLARLEAKIALSELLDRVEDVRLAETELQPTRSSFIYGVESLPIRYSQRS; encoded by the coding sequence ATGAGTTCCGCCAACCCGCAGGGGCTACAGGCGTTTCCCGACGAACTACAGGACCGGGAGTCGTGGCTCGAACCGTTCGACTGGTACCGGGAGATGCGCGACGAGAACCCCGTCAGGTACGACCCCGAGCGCCAATCGTGGGACGTGTTCCGGTACGACGACGTGAAGACGATTCTGGACGACGACGAGACGTTCTCGGTGAATCCGCGCCTCGCAAACGACTTCGTGGAACCGGACAATCCGGGCGAAGGGCTAATCTTCGACACGATGCTGTTTCAGGACCCGCCCCGCCACGACGAACTCCGGAGCGTCGTGGACGACGAGTTCCAACCCCGGACCCTCCGCGAGCGCGAACCCCACTTCCGCGAACTCGCCACTGAGATGCTGGAGTCGGCCATCGCCGACGGCGACGAGATGGAACTCGTCGCGGACCTCGCGTACCCACTTCCGGTGACGGTCATCGCGGAACTGCTGGGCGTCCCGGCCGACGAGCGCGACCAGTTCAAGGAGTGGTCCGACACGCTCGTTTCGGCCGCGAGCGACGACGAGGCCAGCGAGGAGTTCGCAGAGCGCCAACAGCAGACCCAGATGGAGATGGCCCAGTACTTCATGGAGATGATAGCGGACCGCCGGGAGAACCCGCGGGACGACCTGATGTCCCAAATCGTCACCGCGGAGTTGAGCGACGGGCGCAATCTCTCCCAAGAGGAGGCCCTTGGCATGTGCATCTTGCTCCTCATCGCGGGCAACATCACGACCACGAACCTGATTACGAACGCGGTCCGGTGTTTCGCCGACGCGGACGCCGACCTGTTCGACCGCCTCCGGGGGGACGAGCGCAAACTCACGAACGCGCTGGAGGAGACCCTGCGCTACCGGTCGCCGGTGCAGGCGATGACTCGCATCGCCACCGAGGACGTGACGATGCGCGGGGAAACCATCGAGGAGGGCGACCGAATCGTCGTCTGGCTCGGGTCGGCCAACCGCGACGAACGCCGGTTCGAGGACGCCGACACCTTCAAACCCGACCGGTCGCCCAACCAGCACCTCGGGTTCGGCCACGGCACCCACTACTGTCTGGGCGCGCCGTTGGCCCGCCTCGAAGCCAAAATCGCGCTCTCGGAACTGCTGGACCGCGTGGAGGACGTTCGACTCGCCGAGACCGAACTCCAACCCACCCGGAGTTCGTTCATCTACGGCGTCGAGTCGCTCCCGATTCGGTACTCCCAGCGAAGCTAA
- a CDS encoding XdhC family protein, translated as MSDEDWGASALSVREGLRDAIAGGSEPGWRTAVATVTAVEESAYRRPGAKRLVGGDARGGPLAALAERAADGPVRETFDRTADDTEWGLGQNGVIDVLVEPADQSFRPALERVAEGERVAVLTVVGGDHPDAEVGARAVVGEEGSVETTEARPSIPDGLLGAVRERAGEFAVTGRSATVEIETERGTADVFADGLEPVPELLVFGHGEDVRPVVRLAREAGFRVTVAVEDGARADPDEFPSAHEVVAVRPAEVAEVVSRPADTYPVLMSHDFMADRQALAALLETDVTYVGLMGPRKRFEAMRDELAEVDGELADEDAERIATPVGLDLGAGEPSQIALSVVAEVLAVSNERDGGRLTDGEGPIHPRPE; from the coding sequence ATGAGCGACGAGGACTGGGGCGCGAGCGCGCTGTCGGTGCGCGAGGGCCTCCGGGACGCCATCGCTGGCGGTTCGGAACCCGGTTGGCGGACAGCGGTCGCAACCGTCACAGCTGTCGAGGAGTCGGCCTACCGACGACCCGGCGCGAAGCGACTCGTCGGTGGTGACGCTCGGGGCGGTCCGCTCGCGGCCCTCGCCGAGCGCGCGGCCGACGGGCCGGTCCGCGAGACGTTCGACCGCACTGCCGACGACACCGAGTGGGGCCTCGGACAGAACGGCGTCATCGACGTGCTGGTCGAACCCGCCGACCAGAGCTTTCGGCCCGCACTGGAACGAGTCGCAGAGGGCGAGCGCGTGGCCGTCCTCACGGTAGTCGGCGGCGACCACCCCGACGCAGAGGTCGGCGCTCGGGCCGTGGTCGGCGAGGAGGGAAGCGTCGAAACCACCGAGGCCCGCCCCTCGATTCCCGACGGCCTCCTCGGGGCAGTCCGCGAGCGCGCCGGTGAGTTCGCTGTCACCGGGCGCTCGGCGACCGTCGAAATCGAAACCGAGCGCGGGACCGCCGACGTTTTCGCCGACGGCCTCGAACCGGTTCCGGAACTGCTGGTCTTCGGTCACGGCGAGGACGTTCGCCCGGTGGTTCGTCTGGCCCGCGAGGCCGGATTTCGCGTGACGGTGGCCGTTGAGGACGGCGCGCGGGCCGACCCCGACGAGTTCCCGTCAGCGCACGAGGTCGTCGCGGTCCGGCCCGCTGAGGTCGCCGAAGTCGTCTCCCGGCCGGCGGACACCTACCCGGTACTGATGAGTCACGACTTCATGGCCGACAGGCAGGCGCTGGCGGCCCTGCTGGAGACCGACGTGACCTACGTCGGCCTGATGGGGCCGCGCAAGCGATTCGAGGCGATGCGCGACGAACTCGCCGAGGTGGACGGAGAACTCGCCGACGAAGACGCCGAGCGAATCGCAACCCCGGTCGGGTTGGACCTCGGCGCGGGCGAACCGAGTCAAATCGCGCTCTCGGTCGTGGCCGAGGTGCTGGCGGTGTCGAACGAACGCGACGGCGGTCGGTTGACTGACGGCGAAGGGCCGATTCATCCCCGCCCGGAGTGA
- a CDS encoding helix-turn-helix domain-containing protein, whose translation MREVTLRIRHHGEPESDVSADHPDVTLESVSSMTGSAAERKRIIGMTGPAEEVASFLEDFEESAAVLGVDRLTPLEVPRVLVAITFDSYRWDSIAQRLTDMGIHYRTGTTITAGWERWTLYLDDSDDLGEIIASLERAGNETDLVRDVSLGELEGSEQLQLSRVLHELTDRQREVLATAIGLGYYQPKRETTIEEIADAVGVAPTTAWEHLMRAESKVMTELGKHLSPPRNARSA comes from the coding sequence ATGCGGGAAGTGACGCTTCGGATTCGCCACCACGGCGAACCCGAGAGCGACGTGAGCGCCGACCACCCGGACGTGACGCTCGAATCTGTCTCCTCGATGACGGGGAGCGCCGCCGAGCGCAAGCGAATCATCGGCATGACAGGCCCGGCCGAGGAGGTCGCCTCCTTCCTCGAAGATTTCGAGGAGTCCGCCGCGGTCCTCGGCGTAGACCGCCTGACGCCGCTGGAAGTGCCGCGGGTCCTCGTGGCAATCACCTTCGACAGCTATCGGTGGGACAGCATCGCCCAGCGGTTGACCGACATGGGCATCCACTACCGGACCGGAACTACCATCACGGCCGGGTGGGAGCGCTGGACGCTCTACCTCGACGATTCCGACGACTTGGGCGAGATTATCGCCTCGCTGGAGCGGGCCGGAAACGAGACCGACCTCGTGCGCGACGTGTCACTCGGCGAACTCGAAGGGAGCGAGCAACTCCAACTCTCGCGGGTCCTGCACGAACTCACCGACCGCCAGCGCGAGGTGCTGGCCACCGCTATCGGACTGGGTTACTACCAACCCAAGCGCGAGACCACCATCGAAGAAATCGCCGACGCGGTGGGGGTCGCTCCGACCACGGCGTGGGAACACCTGATGCGCGCCGAGTCGAAGGTGATGACCGAGTTGGGCAAGCACCTCTCGCCGCCGCGAAACGCTCGGTCGGCGTAG
- a CDS encoding CaiB/BaiF CoA transferase family protein: MTDKILNDIRVLDLSTFVTGGFATLMLANQGAEVVKVERPDAGDDNRRAGPPFIDGESPYFWTVNYGKRSVELELKSEAGKQALYDLAEEADVFVQNYRPGTAERLDVDYDAIRERNPGIVYCAISAFGQTGPWSERRGYDLLVQGMSGIMSVTGEADRPPVKVGLPQTDLITGMWAGFGIVNALYDRERTPADEWDGEYIDLGMLDATLPWLTKHAGRVFAGEDPTRMGTQDPVLAPYQTYETEDGHINIACLNQKLWREFCEALDRPDLFADTDFETNADRVANMDALEAEIEAELRERTTDEWMEMLVEEAGVPAGPIQSVEDALYNDQTEARGVVTEVERECADGETRTVPVIEHPLNYANADSGFESAPPELGEDNRELFREIGYAEAEIEELAEKGVFGAE; the protein is encoded by the coding sequence ATGACCGACAAAATCCTCAACGACATTCGGGTCCTCGACCTCTCGACGTTCGTCACGGGCGGGTTCGCCACCCTGATGCTGGCCAATCAGGGCGCGGAGGTCGTCAAGGTCGAGCGCCCCGACGCGGGCGACGACAATCGCCGCGCCGGACCGCCCTTCATCGACGGCGAGTCGCCCTACTTCTGGACGGTCAACTACGGCAAGCGAAGCGTCGAACTGGAGTTGAAATCCGAGGCCGGCAAGCAGGCGCTCTACGACCTCGCAGAGGAGGCCGACGTGTTCGTCCAGAACTACCGGCCGGGCACCGCCGAGCGCCTCGACGTGGACTACGACGCCATCCGCGAGCGAAATCCCGGCATCGTCTACTGCGCCATCTCGGCGTTCGGCCAGACCGGCCCGTGGAGCGAGCGCAGAGGGTACGACCTCCTCGTGCAGGGCATGTCAGGTATCATGAGCGTGACGGGGGAAGCGGACCGACCCCCGGTCAAAGTCGGCCTGCCTCAGACCGACCTCATCACCGGGATGTGGGCCGGATTCGGCATCGTGAACGCGCTCTACGACCGCGAGCGGACCCCGGCCGACGAGTGGGACGGCGAGTACATCGACCTCGGGATGCTCGACGCGACCCTGCCGTGGTTGACCAAGCACGCCGGGAGGGTGTTCGCGGGCGAGGACCCCACCAGAATGGGCACCCAAGACCCGGTTTTAGCACCCTACCAGACCTACGAGACCGAAGACGGGCACATCAATATCGCCTGCCTCAATCAGAAGCTCTGGCGGGAGTTCTGCGAGGCCTTGGACCGCCCGGACCTGTTCGCCGACACGGACTTCGAGACCAACGCCGACCGGGTGGCGAACATGGACGCGCTCGAAGCCGAAATCGAGGCCGAACTCCGCGAGCGGACCACCGACGAGTGGATGGAGATGCTGGTCGAGGAGGCCGGCGTTCCGGCCGGACCAATCCAGAGCGTCGAGGACGCCCTCTACAACGACCAGACCGAGGCCCGCGGCGTCGTCACGGAAGTAGAGCGCGAGTGCGCCGACGGCGAGACTCGGACTGTTCCGGTCATCGAGCATCCCCTGAACTACGCCAACGCCGACAGCGGATTCGAGTCGGCACCGCCCGAGTTGGGCGAGGACAACCGAGAGTTGTTCCGCGAAATCGGCTACGCCGAGGCCGAAATCGAGGAGTTAGCAGAGAAGGGCGTTTTTGGAGCGGAGTGA
- a CDS encoding uracil-xanthine permease family protein, which translates to MAPEGPPADPDAEASDFVEYGIEDKPPLGESALLGFQHYLTMIGASVAIPLALAGAMGMPGQQVGRLIGTFFVVSGVSTLAQTIIGNRYPIVQGGTFSMLAPALAIIGVLTAQGAGWNLMLRELTGAVIVAGLVEILIGYFGVMGALKRFVSPVVIAPTIALIGLALFNAPQIADPNFGTAGTGQNWWLLGLTLVLIVGFSQYLDKYHRTFRLYPVLLGMATAWVVAAILSVTGVYGPNSVSYVDLGAVASAPAVQPIYPFQWGLPRFTPAFVVGMIAGMLASAIESFGDYHAVARMAGKGAPSKKRINHGIGMEGVGNVLAAVMGTGNGSTSYTENVGAIGITGVASRYVVQIGAGVMIVAGYVGYVGQLFATIPAPIVGGLYVAMFGQIAAVGLSQLKFVDLDSNRNVFVVGFALFVGLAIPSYMGNVADGAAGFQQGMAQVPVLGAILGTEVVSTTIFVIGSTGMAVGGIVAFFLDNTIEGTADERGITELEAMSEDESDFRSFFDRYRSSDSEERAPGAD; encoded by the coding sequence ATCGCTCCCGAGGGGCCGCCCGCTGACCCGGACGCCGAGGCCTCGGACTTCGTGGAGTACGGCATCGAGGACAAACCGCCGCTGGGCGAGTCCGCGCTGTTGGGTTTCCAGCACTACCTGACGATGATAGGCGCGTCGGTCGCCATCCCGCTGGCGCTGGCGGGCGCGATGGGGATGCCCGGCCAGCAGGTCGGCCGACTCATCGGGACGTTCTTCGTGGTCTCGGGCGTCTCGACGCTCGCCCAGACCATCATCGGAAACCGCTACCCCATCGTGCAGGGCGGGACGTTCTCGATGCTCGCGCCCGCGCTGGCCATCATCGGCGTCCTCACAGCCCAAGGTGCCGGGTGGAACCTCATGCTACGCGAACTCACGGGCGCGGTCATCGTCGCCGGACTGGTCGAAATTCTCATCGGCTACTTCGGTGTGATGGGCGCGCTCAAGCGGTTCGTGAGTCCGGTGGTCATCGCGCCGACCATCGCGCTCATCGGTCTGGCGCTGTTCAACGCGCCCCAAATCGCCGACCCGAACTTCGGGACAGCGGGGACCGGCCAGAACTGGTGGCTGTTGGGTCTGACGCTGGTCCTCATCGTCGGCTTCTCCCAGTATCTCGACAAGTACCACCGGACGTTTCGACTCTACCCGGTCCTGCTCGGCATGGCCACGGCGTGGGTCGTCGCGGCGATTCTGTCGGTGACGGGCGTCTACGGCCCGAACTCGGTCAGCTACGTTGACCTCGGTGCGGTCGCCAGCGCACCCGCGGTCCAACCCATCTACCCCTTCCAGTGGGGACTGCCCCGGTTCACGCCCGCGTTCGTCGTCGGCATGATAGCCGGGATGTTGGCCTCGGCCATCGAGAGTTTCGGCGACTACCACGCCGTCGCCCGGATGGCGGGCAAGGGCGCGCCGAGCAAGAAGCGCATCAACCACGGTATCGGCATGGAGGGCGTCGGCAACGTCCTCGCGGCCGTCATGGGCACCGGGAACGGTTCGACCTCCTACACCGAAAACGTCGGCGCAATCGGCATCACGGGCGTCGCCTCGCGCTACGTGGTCCAAATCGGCGCTGGCGTAATGATAGTCGCTGGGTACGTGGGCTACGTCGGCCAACTGTTCGCCACCATCCCCGCGCCCATCGTCGGGGGCCTCTACGTCGCCATGTTCGGCCAAATCGCGGCGGTGGGTCTCTCGCAACTCAAGTTCGTGGACTTGGACAGCAACCGGAACGTCTTCGTCGTCGGGTTCGCGCTGTTCGTCGGACTGGCGATTCCCTCCTACATGGGCAACGTCGCCGACGGCGCGGCAGGGTTCCAGCAGGGGATGGCGCAGGTGCCCGTGCTGGGCGCGATTCTGGGGACAGAGGTCGTCTCGACCACCATCTTCGTCATCGGTTCGACCGGGATGGCGGTCGGCGGCATCGTCGCGTTCTTCCTCGACAACACCATCGAGGGCACCGCCGACGAGCGCGGCATCACCGAACTCGAAGCGATGTCGGAAGACGAGAGCGATTTCCGGTCCTTTTTCGACCGGTACCGGTCGTCGGACTCCGAGGAGCGCGCTCCCGGTGCGGACTGA
- a CDS encoding NAD-dependent epimerase/dehydratase family protein: MELAGKSVLVTGGAGLIGTHLSESLAEDNDVLVADNCSKGNREWVPESVEFAECDLTDEADVAEVVTDDLDVIFHLGALSDVNRGDHRRVFEANNTMVYNLLERMDEVGLSKIAFASSSAVYGEAPRPTPEDFAPLEPVSTYGASKLAGEGLLSTYAHSHDFTTWMFRFSNVVGPHQRNNVISDFIEKLLDDPESLEILGNGRQEKSYLHVEDCVAGMQHVVENTDEPTNIYNLGTRTTISVTRIAELVSDVVGCDPEFEYTGGDRGWTGDVPKMRLSIEKASAIGWSPERESSEAVRTAAEQLHEELR; the protein is encoded by the coding sequence ATGGAACTCGCAGGCAAATCCGTCCTCGTCACCGGCGGGGCGGGCCTCATCGGAACCCACCTCAGCGAGTCGCTCGCCGAGGACAACGACGTACTCGTCGCCGACAACTGCTCGAAGGGCAACCGCGAGTGGGTGCCCGAATCGGTCGAGTTCGCCGAGTGCGACCTCACCGACGAAGCCGACGTGGCCGAAGTCGTCACCGACGATTTGGACGTTATCTTCCACCTCGGGGCGCTCTCGGACGTGAACCGGGGCGACCACCGCCGCGTCTTCGAGGCCAACAACACGATGGTCTACAACCTGCTCGAACGCATGGACGAGGTTGGCCTCTCGAAAATCGCGTTCGCCTCGTCGTCGGCGGTCTACGGCGAGGCCCCGCGCCCGACCCCCGAGGACTTCGCGCCGCTCGAACCCGTCAGCACCTACGGCGCGAGCAAGTTGGCCGGCGAGGGCCTGCTTTCGACCTACGCCCACTCACACGACTTCACGACGTGGATGTTCCGCTTCTCGAACGTCGTGGGTCCCCACCAGCGCAACAACGTCATCTCGGACTTCATCGAGAAACTGCTGGACGACCCCGAGAGCCTCGAAATCCTCGGCAACGGTCGCCAAGAGAAGTCCTACCTCCACGTCGAGGACTGCGTGGCCGGCATGCAACACGTCGTGGAGAACACCGACGAACCGACCAACATCTACAACCTCGGCACCCGGACGACCATCTCGGTCACGCGCATCGCCGAACTGGTCAGTGACGTGGTTGGCTGTGACCCCGAGTTCGAGTACACCGGCGGCGACAGAGGTTGGACCGGCGACGTGCCCAAGATGCGCCTCTCCATCGAGAAGGCCAGCGCAATCGGGTGGTCACCCGAGCGAGAGAGTAGCGAGGCGGTCCGGACCGCCGCCGAGCAGTTGCACGAGGAGCTACGCTAA